TATTTAAGAATTTTCGGAGTAGTTTAAAAGACTATTTGCTATTTTTCATTCATCAGAGTCTCATGGTCGTTATTTTTTTTGTGATGACATTTTTTTTTCGAATTGCCGTTAAGGTGAGCGAGATGGATCATGTTAGTTCCCTCGCTTCTTTTATTTATGTTGCCGTTGTAATTGTATTAATCATTACACTGGTATCAACCAATATGAACTTACGAAATTATCTGATGATTCGGAATAAAGATTATCATTTTTTAGCGATCTTGGGGATTCGACCGCAAATGCTCTATTTACTCTTATGTGTTGAATTTGCAATGGGAAGTCTGCTGGCGATTCTGGTTGGACTTCTGGGCGGAAGCTTTTGCGTGCTGGGAATTGCGGATTTACTTGGTAAAGCAGGTTTTCAAAATGATAGTTTACTAGTATCAATTTGGAATTACCTTAATAGCAGTTTTATTTTTATTGTGATAATCGGGATCTGTATGGCTAGTAACCGTAGATATTTTAGACGTTCGGGCAATAAAGCAAACTATGAAAGCCCAATAGAATGGGAATCATACAAGGCTTATGATTTGAACTTCTTGTTAATCGGATGTCTGATGATCATTGGGATTCTAGTTAGCTTGTGGTTTTATTACAGTGTGCTTAATAGTCTCATTTCGATGATGCTTCTGGTAGGGAGTGCTTGTTTAATTGTTTTTTCAGGCAGTCGGTTTTTTTTCAAAAAAATGAGAAAAAACAAAAATCTGTATTACAAAAATTTATTAACCTTTAATCGCATGATGTATAAATTTAACAAGAATAAAAAACTCTTGTTTACAATATTCAGTTTGAATTTTCTGATATTTTATTTAATGGGGAGTATCACCGCATCATATGGAACTTTAATCAACGCTGATGATCAAGAAAGCTATCCTTATGATATTATCGCAATATCAGAACTTAAGATGGATGAGAATGTCATTAATGAATCTGGGATAACAGCGTTTGAGACGATCCCAATCCTGCCAGTATATGACTCAAATGACAATAGAGAGCCTCATTATTGGGGAATATCACTTAATAGCTATTACAAATTAACGGGTAAAGAGGAAGCACTGGCGGGAAACGAGATTATTTTAATATCACAGCAAGAGGGTGCTCAAAATAGTGCGACAACCGCAATGAAACGGGCCTTAACGATAGCGGGGAGTAGCAGCAATTATCAGATCCAGAAGTATTTTCAAGAAATAATCTTCGGCAAAATATCAAATAAGAATTTAAACAATATCATTGTTTTTAGTGATGAAGAATTTCAACAGAAATATTTTAATGCCAATAATGAAACAACACTCTTTCTCGGGGAAATCCCGATAAATTTTGACAAAGCAGCATTTGACCAGCGTGATTTATTGGCGATGGTGTATAAACAAGATCTGTTGCAACAAATTAAAAACGAAAATCAAATGATGTTCCTCATTTTTGCTTTATTAGGTTTGACCATGATGCTTCAATTGGGCAGTTCACTTTATTTTCGCTTTTTTACCGATAAGAATCAGTTTTTAGCGGATACAAGATGTTTAAAGCAGCTTGGAATGACCGACAAAGAAGTAAAAAAAATATATACAAAAGAGACCACGATGTTGATATTTTTGCCGATTGTGACTTCATTTTTATGGAGTGGGTTTTTCTTTTGTGCTGAAATGAAATTTCAAAATGTCGATTTTGTAGAAAACAGTGGTTTGTTTATGGCTTTTGGAATTGGCTATTTTCTGATTGAATTGACATTTTATAAAATCTTAGAAAGGCAGCTTGTTTCGCATGTGAGTTGTGGTTGAGAAAAATGGATATTTTGCAAATATGTAATCTAAAAAAAACATACCGAAAAAAAATATCAAAAACGAATGTGGTCGAAACGATGGCAATTGATAAGATCGATTTTAGGATTGAAAGTGGCTCCTTTATTAGTATTATGGGAAAATCGGGTTGCGGAAAAACAACGTTATTAAAATTGATTGGTGGTCTGGATACGCCAACCGAGGGCGAAATACTATACAAAGGCCAACCATTGGCGGAATTAAGTCATGATCAGCTGGCTCAGTATCGTCGGGAACAAATTGGATTTGTTTTTCAGGACTATAATTTGATGGATAGTCTGACCATAAAAGAAAATATAATGCTGCCGATGTTATTGGATAATAAAAAACTTAAAGAAATCGAAAAAAGTGTGATTTGTTTTACACAGCGCTTTGGCATCAGAAAACATCTGAATAAATACCCGGGGGAATTATCGGGAGGTGAACAGCAACGGGTTTCCATTTGTCGCGCTTTATCAAATAATCCAAAATTGATTTTGGCTGATGAACCGACCGGGAATCTGGACTCGAAATCATCAAAAGAGGTGGTTACGTGTTTAAAAGAACTGAATCAGGAATTGCGAAAAACGGTCATTTTAGTAACCCATGATCCCTACATTGCCAGTTTTGCGGATGAGGTGCTTTTATTAAAAGATGGTAAAATTGAAAGAAGACTTGTTAAGTACATGGAAAAAGATCAGTTTTTTAAAATTTTGATTGAACATCTTAATGTATATTAAATGATAAGGTCGCATAATTTAAGTCCCAAGCGGTATGATTAACACGGTTAAAGATAGCTTAATTGTGAAATGCAAAAAAGAGCCTAAACGGCTCTCTGGTAGGGTTTATGGTGTGTCATGGGCGGGGCCTACTATTTTACAATGATATTTTTACGGAGACTGTTGGTTTACACGAGTCCATTATTTTTTAGGGTCGTGGTGATAATTTCTTTCATTGCATTTTTACCAGTATTTTTATGAATGAAATTGGAAGCGCCCAGTTCCAAACATTCTTTGATCAAGAGCGTGTCATCAACTGAAGAGACAATGATGATAATAAACTCAGGATTTAAATCCAGCAATAAATCCAGCAAATCTTTGCCGGAACGACCGGGCATATTAATGTCCAAAAAGATAACATCGGGGGAAGTTCTTTCGAGCATGGTTAGTGATTCGTACATGGAATCACCGTTTTCATATTCCGCTAATACAGAAAGCCCCATTTCATCGCAGATACCTGACATGATTTTTCTAATTAGACTGCTGTCATCGGCAATGTAACATGCAATTTGATTATTCATTTTGTGCAACTCCTTTTTTATATATGATCTTTCGGATTGGTTACGTGAGCGTTTTGTTCGGGATTACAGTTACAGTCGGATGTTTCTCTGGCCGGAGCGACAGGAAATTCCCCTTGAAACAAAATTCCGATTCGAACAAGAAAGGCGCCAAGTAAAATGTAGCCCATTAAAGATTCCAGTAATATCACAATATGTCCTAAATAAGAGTAGGGAAAGGCATTGATTTCGCCAAAACCCAGTCCGGTCATGACAATCACTGAAAAGTACAAAGAACGGATAAATATTAATAAATGATTGGTTGAAGTATTTAAAATTAAGTCGTTAGTGAGATGTGGACCAAATGCATATAAAGTTGCATAAATTAAAGTTGTTGCTAAAAAAACGATTAATAATCGGATGGTGGATGAGCCGTAATCAGTAATCCACCAGAAAAATTTGACGATTAAATCAATAATATAGGTCCCGATTCCTTTGAATAAATCTAAGAAATGCAACAGTGGATTTTGTTTAAATAATTTAAAATAAGCGACAATGTTGATTTTTTTATCGTGATACCATTTTTCCCACCAGATTCTTCGAATATTACAGTGAAAACTGGATAATAAAACCGGTTCAATTCGACAGCTGTCGAGACCGACACCAGTAAAATTTGTTTTTTTGTCATAGTAGCAATCCCAAAATATTGTTGCGCCATCGACAGAAATGGCTGTAAAATCAGCTTGTTGAAGTTGTACTTTTTTTATACTACTGCCACTGAAATCTGAATAAGAAAATGACGAACCATATAAACAAGTATCATAAAAGGAAACAGATTTATATATAGCGTTGTCTGATTTGCAGTGTTTCATTGAACTTTGATGAATTCGGCTGTTTGAAAAATCGGCATATCGAAGATCACATGAAATGAAATTGCAGGTTACATAGTTGCCCTGGAGAAGGGGTGACTGAACCAGACTACATTCATTAAACGATGCGCCGAAAGCTTGAACCTTTTCTAACTGACAAAAATCAAGAATACAATTTATGAAAATAGATTCAGAAAAATTTGCCTCGATAAATGAAATGCCTTTAAGATTAAATCCAGTGAGTTCCAATTTTGATAAATCACAATGGTCAAAATTAATGGCAAGTTTTCTATTTTTTTTGCGAAAAGAATTCCACTCCTGAGACTTCTTGTCAATCACACAATCTTTAAAATAGGGAAAGATTTCCAAGCCATCATTATTTTCCATATTGTCCTCCTTGATATTTTCACGCAATCTTTATTCTCGAAAATTGGCTACGTTTTCAATTAGGTTATTTAACAGCAATTTTATCATATCTGGGCTCCAAAAGCAAAAGACATCGGGATCGGGAATAAGAAAAAATCTTAGTTCACTACAAAAAAATATATAAATTTCAACAAAGATGCGGATGAACAAAAAAATATGATAGAATTAGATCAATAGGAAGATTAATTTTAATTAAAAGGCAAGAATAAATGAAGAAGAAGTAGGTGCTTATATCAATTATATTTTTATTGGGAGTCATATTCTACTTTATAATATCGACACTTTATTCTTTGTATATTTAAATTTATTAATAGGTAATTGTGAAATAAAAAAGAGTTAGCGGACGAGAATTCGACGATAAGAAACAGATCGAATTCATGAAATCGGAAGAGAATGGAACAACAAAACAATGAAAATGTTGAAGAAATGGCGTAAAAATAAAAGCTGGGCAAAGAAGATAAAAAGTCCAACCAGGCAAAGTGGTTGGTTATAAAAATGAAAGAAAAGTTGGTTAAAGTCAGTTTAATGATTGGTTATTTATTGTTTTTTTTGTTGATGGATTTTTGGTTTGAATCCATCCGAGAAAGTTTCAATACAGCAGTACTGCGGGGTGGAAGTTTTGATTCCAGTCGTTATATATTGATGATGCTTATGGTGTTTTTTAAATGGTTTGTTCTCGGATTATTACTACATTTTTTGAGTGGTAAGAAAAAGCTGGCGTTTAGCTTTGACATCGTTTGTTTTATCGTTGCAATTGCGATAGCGGTAGTGTTTTTCCTCATAATTTTTCATGTCATTAATCCCATATCAACGATTTATGGAAACGTAACAACGGGGCGTCAATTGATTTATCTTATTCCGATTTTTTCTGGATTTTTTATGTTTGAAGGATTATTTTTGAGAAATGATAATAAAAACGAAAGTGAAAAAATATAAAATTCAAAGGTTGGAATTTTACAGGACCTTTATTTATTTAAATCTTAGAGCTTGTTTTTTAGGAATGAGTTAAAAGAAAATAAGCAAAAAGGAAGGTGTTTATTTTGCGAATATTTAAAAAAATTTACCCATACCTTGTCATACCGTTAGTGTTGGGCTACGTTATTTTAATCTTCAATATGAAAAATCTGGTAAAATATGGAGCTTACGATTCAAACTTAAATTCGACCCTACCGTTTTTTTTAGGTGATTTAGGTTTAGTATATACGGTGACGTTACCGCTAATTAACATTATATTTGGTATTCTTATTGAATTGCTGTGTCGAAAAGCAGGGGCGCTAAGAATCAAAATACAGCGATCCTACCTGATCATCGGGCTGTTCTTTACGTTTTTTTATTATCTACTTTATACACCGGTAGCTGTTTTTTTTAGACTGTTCCGTTTTTTAATATCTGATGCACCAGCCTTATATCTCATCCCAACCATTGCCGGGTTTTATTTAGCAAAAGGCTTGCTTGCGTCTAAAGAAAGTGAGAATAGCTGACTTGGATTAATGGATAAAAAAACTGTTAGTCTAACAGGATTGCAACTAAGCGCTAAAGCTTTGGCATTTGCCGGGGCTTTTTTTGTTTGGTCTATACAAAAAAAAGCGACTGTGGGATAATAAACAAAACAGATATGAGTGAGGACACACAAATGAGAATAATGCATACAGCCGATTGGCATTTAGGAAAAAATATCGAAGGTCACAGCCGGATGGATGAGCAATCATCTTTTCTGGCGGACTTTGTTAAAATAACCGCAGAACAAAACATTGATCTGGTCATCATTGCCGGAGATATTTATGATAGTTATAACCCACCGGCCAGAGCCGAAGAGTTGTTTTATGAAACGCTTAAGCAATTATCGGATGGCGGTAAAAGATTAATCTTAGTGATTGCCGGTAATCACGATAATCCCCAACGACTGGAAGCGCCGGGGCCACTGGCTAGAGATCATGGGATTTTAATGGCCGGGGTGCCGAAAACGATCATTCCAACTGGCGCTTACGGGCACCATCGAGTGGTAGAGTCGGGTGAAGGTTATGTGGAGATTGAAATAAATGGCGAACGGGCCGTGATTCTGTTGCTGCCTTATCCCAGCGAAAAAAGATTAAACGAAGTATTATATGATTTAACGACTGACGAAGAACAAAATCAAAAGTCCTATAGCGATCGGATTCATGCCTATTTTTTAGAACTGGAGTCACATTTTAGAGCCGATACCATCAATCTGGTGACCACTCATATTTTTGCAATGGGCAGTGAAGAATCTGGATCAGAGCGAAGTATTCAGCTTGGCGGCACTTATATCGTCGATGGCAATTGCTTTCCCCAAAAGGCCCATTACATCGCCCTCGGCCATATCCATAAACCCCAGGTTATTCCCGGCACCGATGGTCGCGGGCGTTATGCCGGATCACCGATTCATTTCAACCGCCGGGAAATTGCTTATCAAAAAAAATGTATCGTGGTTGAAATTGTTGTTGAAGCGGGAAAGACGGTTAAAAATGAGGTCAGCGAAATGCCGCTTCAAGTATATAAACCGATTGAAGTTTGGCGGTGTGCGAATGTTGATGAAGCGATTGCCAAATGTGAAGAAAATGCCGAGCGATCCTGTTGGGTTTATCTGGAAATTGAGACGGATCATTATATTCGCGAAGATGAAATCAAAAAAATGAAGGTTTATAAAGATGATATTTTAGAGGTTATCCCCAAACTGACGGTACTGGAAACCGAGGCCAGCCTGGAATCCCTGACCGAAAAATCTTTTGGCGAGGTATTTAAAGAATTTTATCGCCGCGAAAGAGGAACCGAAGCCGACGATGAGGTGATGGAATTACTACTGTCGCTGGTTCTTAAGGAGGAAAAATAATGAGACCGATACGACTTAAAATTAAAGGCATCAATAGCTTTCAGCAAGAACAGATCATTGATTTTGAAACCTTGACGCAGGCCGGTATGTTTGGGATTTTCGGCCCGACTGGCAGTGGTAAATCGACGATTCTGGATGGGATCACATTGGCACTTTATGGAAAGTTGTCCCGAAACAGCAGTAATTATATCAATGTTAACGAAGAAAAAGGCAGTGTGGTTTATGAGTTTATCATCGCCGGGGCAAAAGAAAAAAAATATCAGGTGAGCCGGGAGTTTAAGCGTAACAAAAATGACGGGATCAACCAGGGGAAATGTCAACTATTGGAATTACGACCTGAAGGGGAGCTGGTATTGGCCGATAAAACGACCGAAGTGACCAATGCCTGCGAGGAAATTATTGGTCTGGGTTTAACGGATTTTACCCGAACAGTGGTGTTGCCGCAGGGGAAATTCAGTGATTTTTTAAAGTTGGAAGGAAAACCGCGACGTGATATGCTGGAGCGCTTGTTTAATCTAGCTAAATATGGCGATGATTTGATGAATCGTCTGAAATCAGAAAAATTAAAAGAAACCGAAAAGCTTAATCAAGTGGTCGGCAGCATGATGACCTATGACGCGGTAACCCCGGAAGTGCTGGCTGAAAAAAAAGACAGTTATCAAAAAAATCATAACCAACTTAAACTCAATCGGGATCAATATGAAAGCTTAAATATCCAATTAGCAGAAGCAAAAACGCTGATCGGTTGGCTGGCAGAATTAAAAACTGCGAAGGAAGAAGCGCAAAAGCTGGAAACGAAAGAAGCCGAAATCACAGTTAAGGAAAATCAGGTGGCGCTTGGAAAAAAAGCTTTAGAACTATTGCCTTTTTTAGAAACCTTTGAAACCCTCGAAAACGAAATTAAAGCGAGCCAGGCCAGTTTTGATGATAGTCAAGAAGAATTAGAGAAACTTGTGGCTGAAAAAGAAGACTATGAGAAAAGCTTTAATCAAACAGACGATTACAAAACCGAGAATCTTTTTAAGTTTCAGAGCAAGCTGGAAAAGGTTGAAGACGCAATCCAATGGAAAGAATCACAGTTGATACTGGAGCAGGAGATTCATGAGCAAAATAAAAAAATGGATCAACTGAATCATCAGAAAATCGGTCTTGAAAATGAGAAAACACGTTTGCTTCAGGAAATTGACAAAGAAAAAAAACAAATTGAAGGGGAACAACGGGAGGAAAAGAAGTGTCGTGTGGAAGCGGATTATCGGGAAAAAATTAACCGTGGTGTTTTTTTAACCGCCGAAATCGGGCGTCTGAAAAATGAGATTGAAAGCGATGCAAAACGTTGGGAGAAAAACCAGGTTATTATAACGACGCTTCTTGAAGAAGAACAGGAACTTGATGCACAAAAACATCAAAAGGAAAGCGACCAGTCAGCCAGTGATTTAAAGTTGGCAGCCCATAAAAACGCTAAACCGGCAGCTTGGGATGAAATTCGTCAGGAAAAAGATAAGCTTATCCAGATGAAAAATATTTTTCTTAAGCAACAGGAAATCAAAGAAAGTTTAGCAGTTGTGGGGGAGCAGCTTGATCACCAGCTACAGTCAATTGAAAGCAAGCAATATTCGGAAACGATTTTAAAAGAAAAGATGGCAGCAGTAAAAAAAGAACTGCTTCTGTTGGAAAACAAAAGTATGGGGAGACACCTGCGAGAACAATTAAAAGCCGGAGAACCCTGCCCGGTTTGTGGCTCGACCGAGCATCCGCAGGTTAATCGTCCCGTTGACTCCGATGATGAAATCAAAGCGGAGGTTATGAATAAGGCTTTTCGGCAGCAGGAAAAGGAATTAACTGAACTGACCGCCGAAATTGCGCGGTTAAGCGGAAGTTTTAGTACATTGGTCGAGAATCAAAAGAATCTAAAAAGCGAATTAGCGAAGTTGGGCGAACCTGTTCGAGCGGAACAGTCGGAGGCACTGGAAAAGAACAATGACGAGTTAAGCCAGAAGCTGGAAACTTGGGAAATTGAACTGAAAAATCAGGAAATAAAAAATCAAGAGTTAAAAAATGATTGTTTGAAGCTGGCTGGTGAGCTCAAAGAAAAAACAGCGACAAAAGAAGCGATCTGCTTGCAGAATCAAGAGTTGGAGGAACTCAAGAAAAATAAAGAGTCGTCATTTAATACTCTAACAGCAGAAATTACCGCCCTGAGAAGCAAACTTAAGGTTGTCAAAGTTTTTGATTTTAACGCAACCAGTGAAACCATTAAAAAGATGGATCAACGCCGAGGCGAATTGGTGGCTAAGCTGGAAAAGCTGGAAGAAGGATTAAGTACATATTTGCAGCAACGGGAAAAATTGAATGAGACTATCAATGGGCTGAATCGTCAGATTCAGGAGTGCTTATTTCTGATTGGGGAAAAGGCCCGACAATTTCAAGAGAAAAAAACGGCTATCGAAGAAAAGGTGGGAAAAGATTACGGCTTAAAAGAGTTGGAGGATCTTAAAAATAAGTTTATCGCAAATATAAAATGGATTGAAAACGCCTGGCAGACGGCTAAAAAGAAGTTGGAAGTGATCCGCACGAACCATGGGAAGGTTCAAGAAGTGATGACCACTAAAAAAGCGAACCTGCAAACCCTGAAAAGCCAATTTACAAGCACCGAAACGGCGCTAAAAAAGCAACTGGAAAAACTGGGATTTGACGACCTGATAACCGCTAAAAAGGCTTGCATTGCCGATGACGTTCTTAAACGTCTGGAAATTGAAATTGATGAATTCTATCAGAAGCGGTCAAAAATAAATGCCAAACGGGAAGATTTAAACCAGAAAATTGCTGGCCGAGAGATGCATGAAGCGGAGTATGAACAGTTACGTATCGCTCATCAAGCATTAGCAGAAAGGATTGAACAGCAACAGAATTTGGACATCAGATTAAAAGCCAGCATTGAAGATCTGGAAAAACGTTTGGCCGAACTGGCTCAGTATTTAGCGCAAAAAGAAAAACTGGATCATCGCTTAGCCCTGATTGCGGATTTGGAAAAGCTGTTTTCGGGCAAACGATTTGTCGAATTTGTGGCGGTTTCCCGGCTTAAATATATTTCTCTGGAAGCCTCCAAACGACTGACCGATATCAGTAACGGGAATTATGGGCTCGAAGCCGATGATGAAGGTAAATTTATTATCCGTGATTATAAAAATGGTGGGGCTTCTCGGGACGCGTCAACCCTTTCTGGCGGCGAAACCTTTCTAGCGTCGTTATCACTGGCGTTGGCACTTTCGGCCGAAATACAATTAAAGGGACGGGCGCCGTTGGAATTTTTCTTTTTAGATGAAGGGTTTGGTTCCCTTCACGAAGATGCGCTCGATGTTGTGATGAATTCGATTGAACGACTGCATAATGACAAACTGAAAGTGGGAATTATTAGTCACGTTGAATCAATTAAAAACCGGATGCCGGTTAAACTTTTAATTACTCCGGGCGAATCCGGAGCCGGCGGCAGCCGAGTACGGATAGAACGATAGCAGAGGACAACAGCAGGAAAATGATAAACGATTATCAGATAAAATATACGCAACGCAAAACAATGGGATTGTATATTACTAAAAATGCAAAAATAGAGGTGCGGGCACCAATCGGCACGCCTGAAAAAAGGATTGAGCGCTTTGTTAAGGATCATCAGAGCTGGATTAACACTCATCTTGGAACGGTTATACGCCAGGTAGAAGAACGCGATCATTTTGAATTAAGATTTGGCGATAAGCTTCTATTTTTAGGTTGTGAATTTCCGTTAGTTGCGGTTGAAAAACCGGCCTTTGGCTTTGATGGGGAACGTTTTTACGCCTATCAACAGCTCTTGGCCGAGGAACTAAAGCGCAATCAGGTGGGACTCTACCGAAGTCTGGCAAAAAAAATATTAGCCGAGATGGTCGCTGAGTTGGCAACACACATGGGTTTAAAACCTCGCGCGGTCAAAATCAATGGCGCTAAAAAGCGTTGGGGTTCGTGTTCAAGTGCCGGAAATCTCAATTTTTCCTGGTATTTGGTGATGGCGGAAGAAAGTACCATTCGTTATGTGGTGGTGCACGAACTGGCTCATTTGGTTGAAATGAACCATTCTCCGAGTTTCTGGCGAATTGTCGAACAGGTATTACCTAATTACAAAACGGAGCAGGTCAAGTTAAAAGGACTTCAGGAAAAATTAAGTGTCCAGAATTGGGAATAGTTTTCGGGACGGAGATATTAGTTTGAAAGTTTATGGCGAGAGCTACTCTCGCTTATTTTTTTGCAAAAAAACTTGACAGATAAGACAAAGATGATTATAGTGTATATATAGTATATATACAATAAGACGAAGGAAATGAGGTGATCCGTTGAATATTATTATCAGCAATTCAAGTGATAAACCCATTTATGAACAAATTACCAAACAGATTAAGAAAATGATCATCAGTGGTGAGTTAAGTCCCGGCGAATCATTACCGAGTATGCGCTTTTTGGCCAAAGAGCTACGTATTAGTGTGATCACCACCAAACGGGCTTATTCGGATCTGGAACGTGATGGATTTATTGAAACGGTTACCGGCAAGGGCAGTTTTGTGGCTAAACAAAATCTATCGTTTATTCGGGAAGAGCAATTAAGACTGACCGAAGAGTTTTTGCAGAAAGCGGTCGATGTAGCTAAAAGCAGTAATATTTCATGGGAAGAACTCGAAGACATGCTGAAAATTTTGTACAAAGGAGAATAACGATGATAAACGTTAGTAATGCAATCGAAATAGAGAATTTAAATAAAAAATTTAAAGGTTTTGAATTAAAAAATGTTAGTTTTAATGTCCCTAAAGGGTGCATTGTTGGATTTGTTGGGGAAAATGGGGCTGGGAAAACGACCACCTTAAAAGCAATTCTTAATCTGATCAATCGTGATAGTGGGACGATTAAAATTATGGGCATGGATACGATCAAAGAAGAAAAAAAGATCAAAGAAAATATTGGCGTGGTTTTTGATGGCTGTAATTTTCATGACAATTTAAAAACTGGCGATATTTCAAAAATGATGGCGTGTATCTATAAAAATTGGAATAAAGAACGGTATGACCAATATCTGAAAAAATTTAAACTTCCAAATGATAAAGCCATAAAAGAATTTTCACGCGGGATGAAAATGAAACTGCAAATTGCGGCGGCTTTATCCCATGAGCCCAAGGTTCTTATTTTGGATGAAGCAACGAGTGGACTTGATCCGGTGATAAGGGAAGAAATACTGGATGTGTTTATGGAGTTTATTCAGGACGAGGAACATGCAATTCTTATTTC
This is a stretch of genomic DNA from Acetobacterium woodii DSM 1030. It encodes these proteins:
- a CDS encoding FtsX-like permease family protein, whose protein sequence is MLLKILFKNFRSSLKDYLLFFIHQSLMVVIFFVMTFFFRIAVKVSEMDHVSSLASFIYVAVVIVLIITLVSTNMNLRNYLMIRNKDYHFLAILGIRPQMLYLLLCVEFAMGSLLAILVGLLGGSFCVLGIADLLGKAGFQNDSLLVSIWNYLNSSFIFIVIIGICMASNRRYFRRSGNKANYESPIEWESYKAYDLNFLLIGCLMIIGILVSLWFYYSVLNSLISMMLLVGSACLIVFSGSRFFFKKMRKNKNLYYKNLLTFNRMMYKFNKNKKLLFTIFSLNFLIFYLMGSITASYGTLINADDQESYPYDIIAISELKMDENVINESGITAFETIPILPVYDSNDNREPHYWGISLNSYYKLTGKEEALAGNEIILISQQEGAQNSATTAMKRALTIAGSSSNYQIQKYFQEIIFGKISNKNLNNIIVFSDEEFQQKYFNANNETTLFLGEIPINFDKAAFDQRDLLAMVYKQDLLQQIKNENQMMFLIFALLGLTMMLQLGSSLYFRFFTDKNQFLADTRCLKQLGMTDKEVKKIYTKETTMLIFLPIVTSFLWSGFFFCAEMKFQNVDFVENSGLFMAFGIGYFLIELTFYKILERQLVSHVSCG
- a CDS encoding ABC transporter ATP-binding protein, encoding MDILQICNLKKTYRKKISKTNVVETMAIDKIDFRIESGSFISIMGKSGCGKTTLLKLIGGLDTPTEGEILYKGQPLAELSHDQLAQYRREQIGFVFQDYNLMDSLTIKENIMLPMLLDNKKLKEIEKSVICFTQRFGIRKHLNKYPGELSGGEQQRVSICRALSNNPKLILADEPTGNLDSKSSKEVVTCLKELNQELRKTVILVTHDPYIASFADEVLLLKDGKIERRLVKYMEKDQFFKILIEHLNVY
- a CDS encoding response regulator transcription factor; amino-acid sequence: MNNQIACYIADDSSLIRKIMSGICDEMGLSVLAEYENGDSMYESLTMLERTSPDVIFLDINMPGRSGKDLLDLLLDLNPEFIIIIVSSVDDTLLIKECLELGASNFIHKNTGKNAMKEIITTTLKNNGLV
- a CDS encoding pentapeptide repeat-containing protein, yielding MENNDGLEIFPYFKDCVIDKKSQEWNSFRKKNRKLAINFDHCDLSKLELTGFNLKGISFIEANFSESIFINCILDFCQLEKVQAFGASFNECSLVQSPLLQGNYVTCNFISCDLRYADFSNSRIHQSSMKHCKSDNAIYKSVSFYDTCLYGSSFSYSDFSGSSIKKVQLQQADFTAISVDGATIFWDCYYDKKTNFTGVGLDSCRIEPVLLSSFHCNIRRIWWEKWYHDKKINIVAYFKLFKQNPLLHFLDLFKGIGTYIIDLIVKFFWWITDYGSSTIRLLIVFLATTLIYATLYAFGPHLTNDLILNTSTNHLLIFIRSLYFSVIVMTGLGFGEINAFPYSYLGHIVILLESLMGYILLGAFLVRIGILFQGEFPVAPARETSDCNCNPEQNAHVTNPKDHI
- a CDS encoding exonuclease SbcCD subunit D → MRIMHTADWHLGKNIEGHSRMDEQSSFLADFVKITAEQNIDLVIIAGDIYDSYNPPARAEELFYETLKQLSDGGKRLILVIAGNHDNPQRLEAPGPLARDHGILMAGVPKTIIPTGAYGHHRVVESGEGYVEIEINGERAVILLLPYPSEKRLNEVLYDLTTDEEQNQKSYSDRIHAYFLELESHFRADTINLVTTHIFAMGSEESGSERSIQLGGTYIVDGNCFPQKAHYIALGHIHKPQVIPGTDGRGRYAGSPIHFNRREIAYQKKCIVVEIVVEAGKTVKNEVSEMPLQVYKPIEVWRCANVDEAIAKCEENAERSCWVYLEIETDHYIREDEIKKMKVYKDDILEVIPKLTVLETEASLESLTEKSFGEVFKEFYRRERGTEADDEVMELLLSLVLKEEK
- a CDS encoding SbcC/MukB-like Walker B domain-containing protein; amino-acid sequence: MRPIRLKIKGINSFQQEQIIDFETLTQAGMFGIFGPTGSGKSTILDGITLALYGKLSRNSSNYINVNEEKGSVVYEFIIAGAKEKKYQVSREFKRNKNDGINQGKCQLLELRPEGELVLADKTTEVTNACEEIIGLGLTDFTRTVVLPQGKFSDFLKLEGKPRRDMLERLFNLAKYGDDLMNRLKSEKLKETEKLNQVVGSMMTYDAVTPEVLAEKKDSYQKNHNQLKLNRDQYESLNIQLAEAKTLIGWLAELKTAKEEAQKLETKEAEITVKENQVALGKKALELLPFLETFETLENEIKASQASFDDSQEELEKLVAEKEDYEKSFNQTDDYKTENLFKFQSKLEKVEDAIQWKESQLILEQEIHEQNKKMDQLNHQKIGLENEKTRLLQEIDKEKKQIEGEQREEKKCRVEADYREKINRGVFLTAEIGRLKNEIESDAKRWEKNQVIITTLLEEEQELDAQKHQKESDQSASDLKLAAHKNAKPAAWDEIRQEKDKLIQMKNIFLKQQEIKESLAVVGEQLDHQLQSIESKQYSETILKEKMAAVKKELLLLENKSMGRHLREQLKAGEPCPVCGSTEHPQVNRPVDSDDEIKAEVMNKAFRQQEKELTELTAEIARLSGSFSTLVENQKNLKSELAKLGEPVRAEQSEALEKNNDELSQKLETWEIELKNQEIKNQELKNDCLKLAGELKEKTATKEAICLQNQELEELKKNKESSFNTLTAEITALRSKLKVVKVFDFNATSETIKKMDQRRGELVAKLEKLEEGLSTYLQQREKLNETINGLNRQIQECLFLIGEKARQFQEKKTAIEEKVGKDYGLKELEDLKNKFIANIKWIENAWQTAKKKLEVIRTNHGKVQEVMTTKKANLQTLKSQFTSTETALKKQLEKLGFDDLITAKKACIADDVLKRLEIEIDEFYQKRSKINAKREDLNQKIAGREMHEAEYEQLRIAHQALAERIEQQQNLDIRLKASIEDLEKRLAELAQYLAQKEKLDHRLALIADLEKLFSGKRFVEFVAVSRLKYISLEASKRLTDISNGNYGLEADDEGKFIIRDYKNGGASRDASTLSGGETFLASLSLALALSAEIQLKGRAPLEFFFLDEGFGSLHEDALDVVMNSIERLHNDKLKVGIISHVESIKNRMPVKLLITPGESGAGGSRVRIER